From Daucus carota subsp. sativus chromosome 6, DH1 v3.0, whole genome shotgun sequence, the proteins below share one genomic window:
- the LOC108227215 gene encoding ribokinase, with protein MESIAAISPSKHFHLTQSNTPTNPFLKSIKTQVPTQFITKSTTPFRRFIIKSSLKAQTNPSPKPPLVVVGSANADIYVEIDRLPLEGETISAHTGQTLAGGKGANQAVCSAKLDYPTFFVGQVGEDAHGKLIIGALEDGGVGVDYLSVVCDAPTGHAVVMLQPDGQNSIIIVGGANMSCWPERLGDGGLEVVRNAGIVLLQREIPDSVNIQVAKEANRSGVPVILDAGGADGPVPSELLNFVDILSPNETELARLTGLPTENFEQISQAVVKCHELGVNKVLVKLGAKGSALFIKGEEPIKQPIISASKVLDTTGAGDTFTAAFAIALVEGKSQKDCMKFAAAAASLCVQVKGAIPSMPDRKSVLDLLQSV; from the exons ATGGAAAGCATAGCTGCAATTTCACCATCAAAACACTTTCATCTTACACAATCAAACACCCCCACTAACCCCTTTCTTAAATCAATCAAAACCCAAGTCCCAACCCAATTCATCACGAAATCAACAACCCCATTTCGAAGATTCATCATAAAAAGCTCCCTAAAAGCCCAAACCAACCCAAGCCCAAAACCCCCACTCGTAGTTGTGGGATCAGCCAATGCTGATATTTATGTAGAGATTGATAGACTTCCATTAGAGGGGGAGACTATTTCAGCCCACACTGGTCAAACATTGGCTGGTGGGAAAGGTGCTAATCAGGCTGTTTGTAGTGCTAAGCTTGATTATCCTACTTTTTTTGTGGGCCAGGTTGGGGAAGATGCTCATGGGAAATTGATCATTGGGGCACTTGAGGATGGTGGGGTTGGTGTTGATTATTTGAGTGTTGTGTGTGATGCACCTACTGGGCATGCTGTTGTTATGCTCCAGCCTGATGGGCAGAACTCGATTATTATTGTTGGGGGTGCCAATATGAGTTGTTGGCCCGAGAGGTTGGGTGACGGTGGTTTGGAGGTTGTGAGGAATGCTGGCATTGTTTTGCTTCAGAGGGAGATTCCTGATTCTGTTAATATTCAAGTTGCCAAG GAAGCCAATAGGTCAGGTGTTCCAGTCATTTTGGATGCTGGAGGTGCAGATGGACCAGTACCATCAGAACTTCTGAATTTTGTTGATATATTAAGCCCAAATGAAACCGAGCTTGCTCGTTTAACGGGGCTGCcaactgaaaattttgaacAGATCAGCCAAGCTGTGGTTAAATGTCACGAACTA GGAGTTAATAAAGTTCTTGTGAAACTTGGAGCCAAAGGGTCGGCTCTATTCATTAAAGGTGAAGAGCCAATTAAACAACCAATAATATCAGCTTCAAAAGTCCTAGATACAACCGGGGCTGGTGATACTTTTACTGCTGCTTTTGCTATAGCTCTTGTAGAAGGAAAATCCCAAAAGGATTGCATGAAATTTGCTG CTGCAGCGGCCTCTTTGTGTGTTCAAGTGAAGGGAGCTATTCCTAGCATGCCTGACAGGAAATCAGTCTTGGACCTTCTTCAGTCTGTTTGA
- the LOC108227214 gene encoding pentatricopeptide repeat-containing protein At3g14580, mitochondrial isoform X1 has protein sequence MTKFINSNMMIPLIVSDVAKIQKPMYQVLLLYSNLASKSSSTSLSSSGSIQEFDNFNILKHKDWLSPTELVKIFQNLKDPNLSLNLLNQVSKRKDYKPNQLFYTTVINNLAAAKNFDGVEEVMKRIKVEKRCRLDDDFFYNVIKIYGHFAGRINRAVETLFAMPQYSCWPTVKTFNFVLNLLVTSKQFDIVHEVYMGASNLGVEVDACCLNIIIKGLCECGDVEAALKVLEEFPKQNCVPNVRTFSTLMHGLCRHGKVEEALRLFERMENEGVEADAITFNILIVGLRKHGRAEEGIKLFDRMMLKGCAPNPGTYQEVLYGLLDMEKFVEAKEFMSSRMFQKGVKPSFESYKLLLQGICDQNLVEDAHWVLKKLVHQGFLPKMKMWKQLIQCVVSGSKNIECISYENITEK, from the coding sequence ATGACAAAATTCATCAATTCAAACATGATGATACCATTAATTGTTTCTGATGTTGCCAAAATTCAAAAACCCATGTATCAAGTTTTACTTCTTTACTCAAATCTTGCATCAAAAtcatcttctacttcactttCTTCATCTGGGTCAATTCAAGAATTCGATAATTTCAACATTCTCAAACACAAAGACTGGTTAAGCCCAACTGAGCTTGTCAAGATATTCCAAAACCTAAAAGATCCAAACTTGTCTCTAAATCTTTTGAATCAAGTCTCGAAACGCAAAGATTACAAGCCCAATCAACTTTTCTACACTACTGTGATCAATAATCTTGCTGCAGCTAAAAATTTTGATGGGGTTGAAGAAGTTATGAAGAGGATTAAAGTTGAAAAAAGGTGCAGACTTGATGATGATTTTTTCTATaatgttattaaaatttatgggCATTTTGCTGGTAGAATAAATAGAGCTGTTGAGACTCTTTTTGCTATGCCTCAATATAGTTGTTGGCCTACTGTGAAaacttttaattttgtattgaaCTTGCTTGTTACGTCGAAGCAGTTTGATATTGTACATGAGGTTTATATGGGTGCTTCAAATTTGGGTGTTGAGGTTGATGCTTgttgtttaaatataattattaagggGTTGTGTGAGTGTGGTGATGTTGAGGCTGCGCTTAAGGTGCTTGAGGAATTTCCCAAGCAGAATTGTGTTCCAAATGTGAGGACTTTTTCGACATTAATGCATGGATTGTGCAGGCATGGGAAGGTTGAGGAGGCGTTAAGGTTGTTTGAGAGGATGGAAAATGAGGGTGTTGAAGCTGACGCTATCAcgtttaatattttgattgttGGACTTCGGAAACATGGGAGAGCAGAAGAGGGGATTAAGCTTTTTGATAGGATGATGCTTAAAGGTTGTGCACCTAATCCAGGAACCTATCAGGAGGTCTTGTATGGTTTGCTTGATATGGAAAAATTTGTAGAGGCAAAGGAGTTCATGAGTAGTCGAATGTTTCAAAAGGGTGTTAAGCCGAGTTTTGAGTCGTATAAATTGTTATTACAAGGTATTTGTGATCAAAACCTTGTGGAGGATGCACACTGGGTTCTCAAGAAACTGGTGCACCAAGGATTTTTGCCAAAAATGAAGATGTGGAAGCAGCTTATCCAATGTGTAGTGTCAGGAAGTAAGAATATCGAATGTATCTCATATGAAAATATAACTGAGAAATAG
- the LOC108225582 gene encoding pentatricopeptide repeat-containing protein At1g53600, mitochondrial has translation MLSPKRGCTRISLRFFSASPLSRKTTRAIIYSNSLISKHARSGDIKQAEFVFNRMPCKNIISWTAMLTAYAGNGLIKKARQVFDKMPERSVESWNAILSGYIRNRVGVDETLRIFLGMPERNAVSYGAMLNGLVQAGRFDKAEKLYNEVPLSLRDPVSSNVLISGYVKMGKLEEAVRVFEGMGEKNVVTWSSMLDGYCKEGRISEARELFNRMTERNVVTWSTMIHGYLKLECFEDGFGLFVHMRHEDSVEVNCNTLTILFEACGRLGRYVEACQLHALVLHMGLGFDVFLGNTVITMYCRFGCVDAAANIFHVIDKKNTVSWNSIIAGYVQAGDIDGAFELFKQMPDKDVVSWTTVIKGFSSSGSTQKFIELFEMMPDQRDAIAWTAVISGLENNREYEKAIYWFMNMLRRDVRPNPHTLSSVLSSSASLAILNQGQQLHAHVVKMDMEYDLSIQNTLVSMYSKCGSLGDACRVFKSISDPNVVSFNSMLTGYSQNGYGNEALLLFRKMEEKCVSPNEITFLGVLSACTHVGLVEEGWHHFRSMKCSYNIEPGPDHYACMVDLLGRAGLLNDAFKLIYSMPVEPHCGVWGALLAASRTFLRVDIAKVAAQHLSDLDPNNATPYVVLSDLYSIAGKKEDEEQVRILKKLKGIKKNPGCSWIIVKDKILLFLSGDQSHMEFADIRSSLRHIVDEMKQKDFQTNDLHYC, from the coding sequence ATGTTGTCACCCAAGCGAGGTTGTACGCGCATCTCTCTCCGCTTCTTTTCAGCTTCTCCCCTCTCAAGAAAAACCACGCGAGCTATCATTTACTCTAACTCCCTCATCTCTAAGCATGCCAGATCCGGTGATATCAAACAAGCCGAGTTTGTTTTTAATCGCATGCCCTGCAAAAACATTATTTCCTGGACTGCCATGCTCACAGCGTACGCTGGGAATGGTCTAATCAAGAAAGCTCGtcaagtgtttgataaaatgcctGAGAGAAGTGTTGAGTCGTGGAACGCGATTTTATCGGGTTATATACGTAATAGGGTTGGGGTAGATGAAACCCTTCGGATATTTCTTGGAATGCCTGAGAGGAATGCAGTTTCTTATGGGGCGATGTTGAATGGGCTTGTTCAGGCTGGGAGGTTTGATAAGGCTGAAAAGCTGTATAATGAAGTGCCGTTGAGTTTGCGTGATCCGGTTTCTTCGAATGTTTTGATATCTGGGTATGTAAAGATGGGGAAGTTGGAGGAGGCGGTGAGAGTTTTTGAGGGTATGGGGGAGAAAAATGTGGTTACTTGGAGCTCAATGCTTGATGGGTATTGCAAAGAAGGGAGAATTAGTGAAGCGAGAGAATTGTTTAATAGAATGACGGAGAGAAACGTGGTTACATGGAGTACTATGATTCATGGGTATTTGAAGTTGGAGTGCTTTGAAGATGGATTCGGATTGTTTGTGCATATGAGACATGAAGATAGTGTAGAGGTTAATTGTAATACATTGACTATACTGTTTGAAGCTTGTGGAAGGCTTGGTAGATATGTAGAGGCTTGTCAACTACATGCTTTAGTTTTGCACATGGGATTAGGTTTTGATGTCTTTTTGGGAAATACAGTTATTACCATGTATTGTAGATTTGGTTGTGTAGATGCAGCTGCTAACATTTTTCATGTGATTGACAAAAAGAACACAGTGTCTTGGAATTCTATTATTGCTGGGTATGTTCAAGCTGGTGACATTGATGGGGCTTTTGAACTCTTTAAGCAAATGCCTGATAAAGATGTAGTTTCCTGGACTACTGTGATAAAGGGGTTTTCTAGCAGTGGGTCAACTCAGAAATTTATTGAATTGTTTGAAATGATGCCTGATCAACGCGATGCTATTGCCTGGACTGCCGTTATTTCAGGATTGGAGAATAATAGAGAATATGAAAAGGCTATCTACTGGTTTATGAATATGCTCCGTAGAGATGTTAGACCAAATCCTCATACTTTAAGCAGTGTACTCAGTTCGTCAGCTAGTTTGGCAATCTTAAACCAAGGCCAGCAGTTACATGCTCATGTTGTGAAAATGGATATGGAATATGATTTGTCCATCCAAAACACGCTGGTCTCAATGTACTCTAAGTGTGGAAGCCTCGGTGATGCCTGCAGGGTTTTCAAATCCATCAGTGACCCAAATGTTGTTTCTTTTAACTCGATGCTTACCGGATATTCTCAAAATGGTTATGGAAATGAAGCACTTTTATTGTTCAGAAAAATGGAAGAGAAATGTGTAAGTCCAAATGAAATTACATTCCTTGGAGTACTGTCAGCCTGCACTCATGTGGGGCTGGTGGAAGAAGGGTGGCACCACTTCAGGTCCATGAAATGCTCATATAACATCGAACCTGGTCCTGATCATTACGCATGCATGGTTGACCTCCTTGGAAGAGCTGGTTTGCTGAATGATGCTTTCAAGTTAATTTATTCCATGCCAGTTGAGCCTCATTGTGGAGTCTGGGGTGCTCTCCTTGCTGCAAGTAGAACATTTTTACGGGTTGATATTGCAAAGGTCGCAGCTCAACATCTGTCTGACTTGGATCCTAATAACGCAACACCTTACGTGGTCTTATCAGACCTCTACTCTATTGCAGGTAAAAAGGAGGATGAGGAACAAGTGAGGatacttaaaaaactgaaaGGGATTAAAAAGAATCCTGGATGCAGCTGGATCATTGTAAAGGACAAGATCTTATTGTTTCTTTCGGGTGATCAATCCCATATGGAATTTGCAGACATTAGAAGTAGTTTGAGGCATATTGTTGACGAAATGAAGCAGAAGGATTTTCAAACAAATGACTTACACTACTGCTAA
- the LOC108225584 gene encoding gibberellin 2-beta-dioxygenase 1 translates to MVVMSKQSPKIEQFCVVNSKQSANTLIPLIDLSQPDSKSCLVKACEEFGIFKVINHGIPTQFISKLESKAIEFFSSPMSEKEKAGPPDPVGYGNKSIGPNGDVGWVEYLLLSTNSENDCQRIASVVGETPENFSLCVNNYVKEVKKMACDILEMLADGLMIQQKNVFSELLMDKQSDSVFRLNHYPPCPMHNGKNLIGFGEHTDPQIISILRSNNTSGLQISLEEGSWISVPADQDSFFINVGDSLQVMTNGRFKSVRHRVLANSHKSRVSMIYFGGPPLSEKIAPLPSLLKQGNSNSLYKEFTWFEYKKSAYKSKLADNRLCLFEKIIA, encoded by the exons ATGGTTGTCATGTCTAAGCAATCTCCAAAGATTGAACAGTTTTGTGTAGTGAATTCTAAGCAGTCTGCCAACACATTGATTCCCCTCATTGACCTCTCTCAGCCTGACTCAAAATCATGTCTTGTTAAGGCCTGCGAAGAATTCGGCATTTTTAAAGTCATCAACCATGGCATTCCTACTCAATTTATATCCAAACTTGAATCGAAAGCAATTGAGTTTTTTTCTTCACCCATGTCTGAGAAAGAGAAGGCAGGGCCTCCTGACCCTGTTGGCTATGGAAATAAAAGCATTGGCCCGAATGGCGACGTGGGATGGGTTGAATACCTTCTCTTGTCCACAAATTCTGAGAATGATTGTCAAAGAATTGCATCAGTTGTTGGTGAAACCCCTGAAAACTTTAG TTTGTGTGTGAATAATTATGTAAAAGAGGTGAAAAAGATGGCCTGTGACATCCTTGAAATGCTGGCAGACGGGCTAATGATTcagcaaaaaaatgtttttagtGAACTCTTGATGGATAAGCAGAGTGACTCTGTTTTTAGGCTGAATCACTATCCACCATGTCCAATGCATAATGGTAAAAATTTGATTGGTTTCGGAGAACACACTGATCCACAAATCATATCAATTTTGAGATCCAATAACACATCAGGCCTTCAGATATCATTGGAAGAAGGCTCTTGGATTTCAGTTCCAGCAGACCAAGACTCATTTTTCATCAATGTCGGTGACTCCTTGCAG GTGATGACCAATGGGAGATTTAAAAGTGTGCGGCACAGGGTTCTGGCAAACAGTCATAAATCAAGAGTATCAATGATATATTTTGGAGGACCACCGTTGAGTGAGAAGATTGCCCCATTGCCTTCACTGCTCAAGCAAGGAAATAGCAACAGTTTGTACAAGGAGTTCACTTGGTTTGAGTACAAAAAATCTGCATACAAGTCGAAGCTTGCTGACAACAGATTATGCTTATTTGAGAAAATCATAGCCTAA
- the LOC108227214 gene encoding pentatricopeptide repeat-containing protein At3g14580, mitochondrial isoform X2 translates to MTKFINSNMMIPLIVSDVAKIQKPMYQVLLLYSNLASKSSSTSLSSSGSIQEFDNFNILKHKDWLSPTELVKIFQNLKDPNLSLNLLNQVSKRKDYKPNQLFYTTVINNLAAAKNFDGVEEVMKRIKVEKRCRLDDDFFYNVIKIYGHFAGRINRAVETLFAMPQYSCWPTVKTFNFVLNLLVTSKQFDIVHEVYMGASNLGVEVDACCLNIIIKGLCECGDVEAALKVLEEFPKQNCVPNVRTFSTLMHGLCRHGKVEEALRLFERMENEGVEADAITFNILIVGLRKHGRAEEGIKLFDRMMLKGCAPNPGTYQEVLYGLLDMEKFVEAKEFMSSRMFQKGVKPSFESYKLLLQGICDQNLVEDAHWVLKKLVHQGFLPKMKMWKQLIQCVVSGRIHCTLVPG, encoded by the exons ATGACAAAATTCATCAATTCAAACATGATGATACCATTAATTGTTTCTGATGTTGCCAAAATTCAAAAACCCATGTATCAAGTTTTACTTCTTTACTCAAATCTTGCATCAAAAtcatcttctacttcactttCTTCATCTGGGTCAATTCAAGAATTCGATAATTTCAACATTCTCAAACACAAAGACTGGTTAAGCCCAACTGAGCTTGTCAAGATATTCCAAAACCTAAAAGATCCAAACTTGTCTCTAAATCTTTTGAATCAAGTCTCGAAACGCAAAGATTACAAGCCCAATCAACTTTTCTACACTACTGTGATCAATAATCTTGCTGCAGCTAAAAATTTTGATGGGGTTGAAGAAGTTATGAAGAGGATTAAAGTTGAAAAAAGGTGCAGACTTGATGATGATTTTTTCTATaatgttattaaaatttatgggCATTTTGCTGGTAGAATAAATAGAGCTGTTGAGACTCTTTTTGCTATGCCTCAATATAGTTGTTGGCCTACTGTGAAaacttttaattttgtattgaaCTTGCTTGTTACGTCGAAGCAGTTTGATATTGTACATGAGGTTTATATGGGTGCTTCAAATTTGGGTGTTGAGGTTGATGCTTgttgtttaaatataattattaagggGTTGTGTGAGTGTGGTGATGTTGAGGCTGCGCTTAAGGTGCTTGAGGAATTTCCCAAGCAGAATTGTGTTCCAAATGTGAGGACTTTTTCGACATTAATGCATGGATTGTGCAGGCATGGGAAGGTTGAGGAGGCGTTAAGGTTGTTTGAGAGGATGGAAAATGAGGGTGTTGAAGCTGACGCTATCAcgtttaatattttgattgttGGACTTCGGAAACATGGGAGAGCAGAAGAGGGGATTAAGCTTTTTGATAGGATGATGCTTAAAGGTTGTGCACCTAATCCAGGAACCTATCAGGAGGTCTTGTATGGTTTGCTTGATATGGAAAAATTTGTAGAGGCAAAGGAGTTCATGAGTAGTCGAATGTTTCAAAAGGGTGTTAAGCCGAGTTTTGAGTCGTATAAATTGTTATTACAAGGTATTTGTGATCAAAACCTTGTGGAGGATGCACACTGGGTTCTCAAGAAACTGGTGCACCAAGGATTTTTGCCAAAAATGAAGATGTGGAAGCAGCTTATCCAATGTGTAGTGTCAGGAA GAATACATTGTACCCTAGTCCCTGGATGA